Proteins found in one Aneurinibacillus uraniidurans genomic segment:
- a CDS encoding S9 family peptidase gives MPSISKAPYGSWVSPITADHVVAGGISFRQIAVDETSVYWVESRPEENGRYAIVRYTLATGETADILPSEFSARTLVYEYGGASIAAEEGIVYFSNYSPTAAHNDQRLFKLEPNKSPTPITSTSGMRYADGVIDKKRNRLICIREDHTTTARYPITTITAIDETGEHVLISGHDFYASPALNPEGTQLAWISWDFPHMPWDHTELWVADIDENGSLHNQRNISYDFRDTPDPIRSGAAFSQPRWSPDGTLYFAVDRAPASYPDRDDWWSLYRFTNNQIELVSSGAPEHVEFSDALWSLGLSTYTFLSETELIAAYNEQGTWKLASIDTGTKTFTPLPITLTANRTEESVTDFTELHAIDGKLVFTAGSHAFPSAIALFDPATQKTTVLKYTQPVTTFESLLPYTSRPIPITFPTGEDGLAEAHAFYYPPTNPAYNGADGEKPPLLIKAHGGPTAATVPVRSLDIQYFTSRGFAVADINYRGSTGFGRKYRLSLYRNWGIYDRDDCINAALYLANSPDPKMTIDINRVVTRGGSAGGYLTLVLATFSSGICRAGASYYGISNLQTLIEDTHKFEAEYPWLLVAPPTTHVKEYQMRSPIDNIPLLDTPMIFFQGLQDKVVPPAQSEKMFNQLKANGKPVAMLTFADEQHGFRIAANIKRALEAELYFYSQILGFKPADPLQPVPIENWPPAAVQI, from the coding sequence ATGCCATCTATCAGTAAAGCGCCATACGGGTCCTGGGTGTCACCAATTACAGCCGATCACGTTGTAGCAGGCGGCATCTCATTCCGGCAGATCGCTGTAGATGAAACAAGTGTATACTGGGTAGAAAGTCGCCCAGAAGAAAATGGACGTTATGCGATTGTCCGTTATACACTCGCCACAGGAGAAACAGCAGATATACTGCCATCTGAATTCAGTGCTCGTACACTTGTATATGAATATGGCGGTGCCTCTATTGCAGCCGAAGAAGGAATCGTGTACTTCTCGAACTATTCACCCACTGCCGCTCATAATGATCAGCGCCTATTCAAGCTAGAGCCAAATAAATCTCCAACTCCAATCACATCCACATCCGGTATGCGGTACGCAGACGGCGTGATCGATAAAAAACGAAATCGACTTATCTGCATTCGGGAAGACCACACAACAACTGCCCGTTATCCAATCACCACCATTACCGCAATCGATGAGACAGGAGAGCACGTTCTCATTTCGGGACATGATTTTTATGCCTCGCCTGCTCTGAATCCAGAAGGGACACAACTAGCCTGGATCTCATGGGATTTCCCACATATGCCCTGGGATCATACAGAGCTATGGGTAGCTGATATAGACGAGAATGGCTCACTACACAATCAGCGAAACATCTCGTATGACTTCCGAGATACTCCTGATCCAATCCGAAGCGGGGCCGCATTCAGCCAGCCGCGCTGGTCACCAGACGGCACCTTGTATTTCGCTGTAGATCGAGCGCCAGCATCTTACCCTGATCGTGACGACTGGTGGAGCCTATATCGGTTTACAAACAATCAGATTGAACTCGTTTCATCTGGCGCACCCGAACATGTCGAATTTAGCGATGCGTTATGGTCACTCGGACTGTCTACGTATACCTTCCTATCCGAAACCGAGCTCATTGCTGCCTATAATGAACAAGGGACGTGGAAGCTAGCATCGATCGATACTGGAACAAAGACATTCACTCCACTTCCGATCACCCTTACTGCTAATCGTACGGAGGAGTCAGTCACTGATTTTACGGAATTGCACGCGATTGACGGAAAGCTTGTATTTACAGCCGGTTCACATGCTTTTCCATCTGCGATTGCACTATTTGATCCAGCCACACAAAAAACAACGGTGCTCAAGTACACACAACCCGTCACCACTTTCGAAAGTTTACTCCCTTACACCTCAAGACCAATTCCGATCACATTTCCGACAGGAGAGGACGGATTGGCAGAGGCACATGCTTTTTATTACCCGCCTACTAACCCAGCGTATAACGGAGCCGATGGAGAGAAGCCGCCGCTTCTCATTAAGGCTCATGGCGGGCCAACCGCCGCGACCGTACCGGTTCGCTCGCTTGACATTCAGTATTTTACAAGCCGGGGATTTGCTGTAGCCGATATTAACTACCGGGGCAGCACAGGCTTTGGCCGTAAATACCGCCTGTCTTTGTATCGGAACTGGGGGATTTACGATCGAGATGACTGCATTAATGCCGCTCTCTATTTGGCGAACTCCCCTGATCCGAAGATGACAATTGATATAAACCGGGTCGTAACACGCGGCGGAAGTGCCGGCGGATACTTGACACTTGTGCTCGCTACCTTCTCATCTGGTATTTGCCGAGCTGGAGCAAGCTATTATGGCATCTCGAATCTGCAGACACTGATAGAAGACACCCATAAATTCGAAGCAGAATACCCATGGCTTCTCGTCGCCCCACCAACTACACACGTCAAAGAATACCAAATGCGATCACCGATCGATAATATCCCGCTACTAGATACACCAATGATTTTCTTCCAGGGGCTGCAGGATAAAGTCGTGCCACCTGCTCAGTCGGAAAAAATGTTTAATCAACTTAAAGCGAATGGCAAACCTGTGGCAATGCTAACATTTGCTGATGAGCAGCACGGCTTCCGCATTGCCGCAAACATCAAGCGAGCACTAGAAGCTGAGTTATACTTTTATTCACAAATTCTTGGCTTCAAGCCAGCGGATCCCCTACAGCCTGTTCCGATTGAAAACTGGCCGCCTGCCGCTGTGCAAATCTAG
- a CDS encoding (Fe-S)-binding protein, with amino-acid sequence MKVSIFITCIVDVMYPKVGKDMMEILQRLGCEVDFPAAQTCCGQPAFNSGYHKDTKDLAKHMIQVFEDSDYVVAPSGSCTLMVHDYHNLFSAPEDEEWREKAKRLAEKTYELTQFIVDILGVEDVGAELHGTATMHRSCHMTRLLNIKEPPTKLLSHVKGLEMVPLPHNYDCCGFGGTFSVKMVPISEQMVDEKVHHIEGTGANLLIGADCSCLMNIQGRMSRLGNQMRVMHIAEVLNHREGSDQTWESK; translated from the coding sequence GTGAAAGTTTCTATATTTATCACTTGTATTGTAGATGTCATGTATCCGAAAGTCGGAAAGGATATGATGGAAATCCTCCAGCGGTTGGGTTGTGAAGTAGATTTCCCTGCTGCTCAGACCTGCTGTGGACAACCTGCCTTTAATAGTGGCTATCACAAAGATACGAAAGACCTTGCAAAGCATATGATTCAAGTTTTTGAAGACTCCGATTATGTCGTTGCCCCTTCTGGATCTTGCACCTTAATGGTACATGACTATCACAATTTATTTTCTGCACCAGAAGATGAAGAATGGCGAGAAAAAGCAAAACGACTTGCGGAAAAGACGTATGAGCTTACCCAATTTATTGTTGATATCCTGGGCGTGGAAGATGTGGGGGCAGAGTTGCACGGGACAGCAACGATGCACAGGTCGTGCCACATGACTCGACTCTTGAACATTAAAGAACCCCCAACGAAACTCCTAAGTCATGTAAAAGGACTGGAAATGGTTCCCTTGCCGCATAATTATGACTGTTGCGGATTTGGGGGAACTTTTTCCGTGAAAATGGTTCCCATTTCAGAACAAATGGTTGATGAGAAAGTTCATCACATTGAAGGTACTGGTGCCAATTTATTAATTGGGGCAGATTGCAGTTGCCTAATGAATATTCAAGGACGCATGTCCCGGCTAGGGAACCAGATGCGCGTCATGCATATCGCAGAAGTTTTAAACCATCGGGAAGGCAGTGATCAAACGTGGGAATCAAAATAG
- the poxB gene encoding ubiquinone-dependent pyruvate dehydrogenase — MEKTIADSLVEVLLKAGVKRVYGIVGDSLNALIDSIRRSGEIEWIHVRHEEVAAFAAGSDAEVTGSIAVCAGSSGPGNLHLINGLYDCQRNRVPVLAIAAHIPSHEIGSNYFQQTRPEHLFKDCSHFCEVIMSPGQMPRTVTMAIQNAVSNKGVSVVVLPGDIAGLPDPTPVPEHVYHVTNPVVHPSDEELKQLASYLNKGKRITLLCGSGCAGAHKQLMQLCEKLQSPMVIALRGKEYLEFDNPYLVGLTGLIGYSSGYHAMMDCDVLLMLGTDFPYRQFYPEKAVILQVDIQKDHLGRRTPLTYGLCGDVKNTIESLIPLLTESHDSKHLDKCVSAYAEVRKDLDDLAIGNPGRKPIHPQYLTKVVSDFANEDAIFTADVGTPTLWGARYLQMNGKRRFIGSFNHGTMANALPQAIGAKVAAPNRQVIALAGDGGLSMLMGDLITLLQHKLPVKIIVFNNSALSFVELEMKAAGYLETGTDLVEQNFANIAKAIGLEGFRVENPEDLEGVIKQAFTSDKPAIVDVVVNRQELSLPPKISFEQAQGFTLWMLKAVLNNRGNDLIELAKTNLFR; from the coding sequence ATGGAAAAAACGATTGCAGACTCGTTGGTGGAAGTATTATTAAAAGCAGGCGTGAAAAGAGTTTATGGAATCGTTGGAGACTCTTTAAATGCTCTAATTGACTCTATTAGACGTTCAGGGGAAATCGAATGGATTCATGTTCGGCATGAGGAAGTTGCAGCATTTGCTGCTGGTTCCGATGCAGAAGTTACCGGTAGTATTGCCGTTTGTGCCGGCAGTAGTGGTCCAGGCAATCTACATTTAATTAATGGGTTGTACGATTGCCAGCGTAATCGTGTTCCTGTCCTCGCGATAGCTGCACATATCCCTAGCCATGAAATCGGCAGCAATTATTTTCAACAAACTCGACCGGAACACTTATTCAAGGATTGTAGTCATTTCTGCGAGGTCATCATGAGCCCTGGTCAAATGCCACGAACTGTTACAATGGCCATACAGAATGCGGTTTCAAATAAGGGAGTTTCTGTCGTTGTTTTACCCGGTGATATTGCCGGACTCCCTGATCCCACCCCGGTACCTGAACATGTTTACCATGTTACGAACCCAGTTGTTCATCCTTCAGACGAGGAGTTAAAGCAATTAGCATCTTATCTGAATAAAGGGAAACGTATTACACTACTTTGTGGTTCTGGATGCGCGGGTGCTCATAAACAGCTCATGCAACTCTGCGAGAAACTCCAGTCCCCTATGGTCATTGCTTTGAGAGGGAAGGAATATCTCGAGTTTGACAATCCATACTTAGTCGGGTTGACAGGACTGATCGGCTATTCCTCTGGATACCATGCCATGATGGACTGCGACGTACTGTTGATGCTAGGAACTGATTTTCCATATCGGCAATTTTACCCAGAAAAAGCCGTTATTTTGCAGGTTGACATTCAGAAGGATCATCTCGGTCGTAGAACCCCGCTAACATACGGGCTATGTGGTGATGTGAAGAATACAATTGAATCACTAATACCATTACTGACAGAGTCACATGATTCAAAACATTTGGACAAGTGTGTTTCAGCTTATGCAGAAGTGCGTAAGGATTTAGATGATCTTGCTATTGGGAACCCTGGCCGGAAACCAATTCACCCGCAATACCTTACAAAAGTAGTAAGTGATTTTGCAAATGAAGATGCAATTTTTACAGCAGATGTAGGAACACCTACTTTATGGGGGGCTAGATATTTGCAAATGAACGGGAAGAGACGATTTATTGGTTCCTTCAATCATGGAACAATGGCGAACGCTCTGCCTCAAGCAATCGGTGCGAAAGTAGCAGCACCGAATAGACAGGTCATTGCCCTGGCAGGTGATGGTGGACTGTCGATGCTAATGGGTGATCTCATCACTCTTCTACAACATAAATTACCAGTTAAAATTATCGTTTTCAATAATAGTGCACTTAGCTTCGTAGAATTAGAAATGAAAGCAGCAGGATACTTGGAGACCGGTACGGATTTAGTTGAGCAAAACTTCGCAAATATAGCAAAAGCCATTGGACTAGAAGGTTTCCGTGTAGAAAATCCCGAAGATCTCGAAGGAGTCATAAAGCAGGCCTTTACAAGCGATAAACCCGCAATAGTGGATGTCGTGGTAAATCGTCAGGAATTATCCTTGCCACCAAAAATATCATTTGAACAGGCACAGGGATTCACACTCTGGATGCTAAAAGCTGTATTGAATAATCGCGGGAATGACCTAATTGAGCTGGCAAAAACTAATTTATTCCGCTAA
- a CDS encoding methyl-accepting chemotaxis protein, whose protein sequence is MNKIGTKFMVAILSCSIIIAVAIGGISLSQSEKALKKEAEDKLLYMSQSIANKFNGSVEKIQGSIDGIATVGLSSFDMKELRKDPDYLKKYEARLDPVVKQFGESTPGIIGAYIVIDPALTNTLHYSWFMKTGTDNTFTKQTIAKIDQFDPNNKDMAWYYRPIKEKKGVWSEPYQDLFIKKELISYTEPIYKDGVLIGVAGVDLDFSVIQQEIRQVKVYDTGYATLVNENYNYLVHPKLTIKDNLAKSDNSRLASVVEQMGKKAYGVLNYEADGAEKSVAYARISNGWTIVIEPEEKEIYKDLLSLRSLLFMLMAGGIVGAIIWSLLISRSISRPLTRLTSSVNRAAEGDLTAQIDSYSKDEVGQLSCAFNTMIENLRMLVREVQHAARTVTDSSATIAASAEEVGAASEEISHSIHEVAAGAVTQSRNTEECVQETEKLSATIQSMKQETDIVSYQAKVMEHKNGEGIQAMRQLQDKFSTNTEANLQVGKGIEQLSKMSHSIGAIIETINSISRQTNLLALNAAIEAARAGEAGKGFAVVSDEVRKLAEQSSDATGEVQTIITQIRAVIADLSNTMNTSVHTADEVNRSLENTLPIFYDMEASVERVAQEIDKLEKNVRDVDHLKESVVGSIELIASITRQSVTVTEQVNHSSQQQTASIEEVIASIEDLNTMSNHLLQKANYFKVS, encoded by the coding sequence ATGAATAAAATTGGTACGAAATTTATGGTGGCGATTCTGTCCTGCTCCATTATTATTGCGGTAGCAATCGGCGGGATTAGTCTGTCTCAAAGCGAAAAGGCGTTGAAAAAAGAAGCGGAGGATAAATTGCTGTACATGTCACAAAGTATCGCCAATAAATTTAACGGCTCCGTCGAAAAAATCCAGGGTTCCATTGACGGGATTGCCACGGTGGGTCTTTCTTCATTTGATATGAAGGAGCTGCGCAAAGATCCGGATTATCTGAAAAAATATGAAGCACGTCTTGATCCGGTTGTTAAACAGTTCGGGGAGAGTACACCGGGTATTATTGGGGCTTATATTGTAATTGACCCGGCTTTAACGAACACGCTGCATTATTCCTGGTTCATGAAAACAGGTACTGACAATACATTCACTAAACAAACCATCGCCAAAATTGATCAATTTGACCCAAATAATAAGGACATGGCCTGGTATTATCGTCCAATCAAAGAGAAGAAGGGGGTATGGAGTGAACCGTATCAAGACCTGTTTATTAAGAAAGAGCTCATTTCATATACGGAGCCAATCTATAAAGATGGTGTGCTGATTGGTGTGGCCGGGGTAGATCTGGATTTCTCTGTAATCCAGCAGGAAATTCGGCAGGTGAAAGTATATGACACGGGCTATGCGACACTTGTTAATGAGAATTATAACTATTTGGTTCATCCGAAACTGACCATTAAAGATAATCTGGCCAAATCAGATAATAGTAGACTTGCCTCTGTTGTCGAGCAGATGGGCAAGAAGGCGTACGGCGTGTTGAATTACGAAGCAGACGGAGCTGAGAAAAGTGTTGCGTATGCCCGGATTTCCAATGGTTGGACGATTGTTATTGAGCCAGAAGAGAAGGAGATTTACAAAGACTTGCTGTCATTGCGCTCCCTGTTGTTCATGCTTATGGCAGGAGGGATCGTTGGTGCGATCATCTGGAGCCTGCTTATTTCTCGTTCCATCTCCCGCCCACTTACCCGGCTTACATCTAGTGTGAATCGGGCTGCGGAAGGGGATTTAACCGCTCAAATCGATTCTTACTCAAAAGATGAAGTAGGGCAGTTGAGCTGCGCGTTTAATACGATGATTGAAAACTTGCGCATGCTTGTACGAGAGGTGCAGCATGCAGCTCGGACGGTTACGGATTCTTCTGCTACGATTGCTGCATCTGCTGAAGAGGTTGGAGCTGCCAGCGAGGAAATCTCCCACAGTATTCATGAAGTGGCAGCTGGTGCGGTAACCCAATCTCGTAATACGGAAGAATGTGTGCAGGAGACAGAGAAACTGTCCGCTACGATTCAGAGTATGAAGCAGGAGACAGATATTGTTTCTTATCAGGCAAAAGTAATGGAGCATAAAAACGGAGAAGGTATTCAAGCGATGAGGCAGTTGCAGGATAAGTTCAGTACGAACACAGAAGCGAATTTGCAGGTTGGTAAAGGAATTGAACAATTGTCCAAAATGTCTCACTCGATTGGAGCGATCATCGAGACGATTAACTCGATCTCCCGGCAGACGAACCTGCTTGCTCTGAATGCTGCTATAGAAGCAGCTCGTGCCGGGGAGGCCGGTAAAGGGTTTGCAGTCGTATCTGATGAAGTGCGTAAGCTGGCTGAGCAATCGTCCGATGCAACGGGGGAAGTGCAGACGATTATCACGCAGATTCGTGCAGTGATCGCCGATTTGAGCAATACGATGAACACGTCTGTGCATACAGCGGATGAAGTGAATCGCTCACTTGAAAATACATTGCCAATTTTTTATGATATGGAAGCATCGGTGGAACGAGTAGCGCAGGAAATCGATAAGCTGGAGAAAAATGTCCGGGATGTAGATCATCTGAAAGAAAGTGTCGTAGGTTCCATTGAACTGATTGCTTCTATAACTAGGCAGTCGGTTACGGTTACTGAACAGGTCAATCACTCATCACAGCAACAGACAGCTTCTATAGAAGAAGTGATCGCATCGATTGAAGACTTGAATACAATGTCTAATCATTTGTTGCAGAAAGCGAATTATTTTAAGGTAAGTTAA
- a CDS encoding LutC/YkgG family protein: protein MAIYNREEFLSRIAEKLGREQKIESVNRPTWTTAPHLELYRDFSKDDLVNMFETQCDVIHTHFKQTSVAELPHLLRECFDELNAQKVVIAGDPRIEEYGLNRFFTKLTESDFYVHTWEADKGDENIEFAANADVGITFSDITLAESGTVVLLNDSGGKGRSVSLLPRTYIAIIPKSSFVPRMTQAMQQIHIRVNEGKLLPSCINLISGPSNSADIEMNLIVGVHGPVRATYIVVSDK, encoded by the coding sequence ATGGCGATCTATAACAGAGAAGAGTTTCTAAGCAGAATCGCAGAAAAACTTGGGCGTGAGCAAAAAATAGAGTCAGTTAATCGTCCAACCTGGACAACAGCCCCTCATTTAGAGTTGTATCGAGATTTTTCCAAAGACGACCTGGTAAACATGTTCGAAACTCAATGCGATGTCATCCATACCCATTTTAAACAAACGTCAGTGGCAGAACTTCCACACCTTTTACGGGAATGTTTCGATGAACTGAATGCCCAAAAGGTTGTGATTGCAGGAGACCCGAGAATCGAAGAATATGGTTTGAATCGTTTTTTTACAAAACTAACTGAATCAGATTTTTATGTACATACATGGGAAGCGGACAAAGGGGATGAAAATATTGAGTTTGCAGCAAACGCAGATGTTGGAATTACCTTTAGTGATATTACCTTGGCTGAATCCGGAACCGTTGTTTTATTGAATGACAGTGGTGGAAAAGGGAGATCTGTTAGTTTGCTGCCGAGAACCTACATCGCCATCATACCGAAAAGTTCCTTTGTTCCGCGCATGACTCAGGCAATGCAGCAAATCCATATTAGGGTAAATGAAGGAAAGTTACTCCCTTCGTGTATTAATTTAATATCAGGCCCTAGTAATAGTGCAGATATTGAGATGAATCTCATTGTTGGTGTGCATGGGCCCGTAAGAGCAACATATATCGTTGTTTCAGACAAATGA
- a CDS encoding LutB/LldF family L-lactate oxidation iron-sulfur protein yields MGIKIGEKSFFPRVEEGIKDEGMRKAVRSAQDRLRSMKLRATDELGHWEDWRLLGEQIRKHTVENLDYYLYQLSENIEKNGGHVFFAKTAKEAREYVQKVVQQKKATKAVKSKSMVTEEISLNNALNEIGCEVLETDLAEFILQTDDHDEPSHIVVPCLHKDREKIRQVFKEKLGYEGTSKPEEMAGFVREQLRHKFFEADIGITGCNFAVAESGSFAIVANEGNERLTTTLPKTLITVMGMERIVPTWEELDIVVSLLCRSAVGQKLTSYITLFTEPGGRSTGDGPEEFHLVIVDNGRSNMLGTEFQSTLHCIRCASCINVCPIYRHIGGHAYGSIYPGPIGAVLTPWLADYKEYKDLPYASSLCGACTEACPVKIPLHELLIKHRRKIVEDENLAPFPEKMAMMAFTVAAKSPKMFQYGSKLAPTLLFPFTNKQDHTIHEGPGPIKPWTEIRDLPAPAKETFHKWYQRQQEERTNGDL; encoded by the coding sequence GTGGGAATCAAAATAGGAGAAAAATCGTTTTTTCCACGTGTTGAAGAAGGTATTAAGGACGAGGGAATGCGTAAAGCAGTGAGGTCCGCGCAAGACCGGCTTCGTTCCATGAAACTCCGAGCGACTGATGAATTGGGGCATTGGGAGGATTGGCGGCTGTTAGGAGAACAGATTCGAAAACATACTGTGGAGAATTTAGATTATTACCTTTACCAATTGAGCGAAAACATTGAGAAAAATGGCGGACACGTATTTTTTGCAAAAACAGCAAAAGAAGCCCGTGAATATGTCCAAAAGGTTGTGCAGCAAAAAAAGGCAACAAAAGCCGTTAAATCGAAGTCAATGGTAACGGAAGAAATTAGCCTGAATAATGCACTAAATGAAATTGGTTGTGAAGTTTTGGAGACAGATTTAGCAGAGTTTATCCTGCAAACGGATGACCACGATGAACCTTCACACATCGTTGTACCGTGCCTGCACAAGGACAGAGAGAAGATTCGCCAAGTATTTAAAGAAAAACTCGGTTATGAAGGCACATCAAAACCGGAGGAAATGGCGGGATTTGTACGTGAACAGCTTCGTCATAAATTCTTCGAGGCGGACATTGGCATAACTGGATGTAACTTTGCTGTGGCTGAATCCGGCTCCTTCGCGATTGTGGCGAATGAAGGAAATGAACGTCTAACAACAACATTACCAAAAACACTTATTACTGTCATGGGCATGGAACGAATTGTTCCAACATGGGAGGAGCTAGATATTGTTGTTAGCCTGTTGTGCAGGAGTGCTGTAGGGCAAAAGCTGACTAGCTACATCACATTGTTTACTGAGCCAGGTGGAAGATCGACAGGAGATGGACCTGAGGAATTTCATCTAGTCATTGTCGATAATGGACGCTCCAACATGCTGGGCACGGAATTTCAAAGTACACTGCACTGCATTCGCTGCGCTTCCTGTATTAACGTCTGCCCAATCTATCGACATATAGGGGGACACGCTTATGGATCCATTTATCCAGGCCCAATCGGTGCCGTGTTAACTCCGTGGCTTGCAGATTATAAAGAGTATAAGGATCTCCCATATGCCTCGAGTTTATGCGGGGCCTGCACAGAGGCATGCCCAGTAAAAATCCCGTTACATGAATTGCTTATCAAACACCGGAGAAAAATTGTTGAGGATGAGAACTTGGCCCCCTTCCCTGAAAAGATGGCAATGATGGCCTTCACAGTCGCAGCGAAGTCTCCAAAAATGTTCCAATATGGTTCAAAATTAGCACCAACGTTATTATTCCCGTTCACCAATAAGCAAGATCACACGATTCATGAGGGGCCAGGCCCAATCAAGCCATGGACGGAGATACGAGATCTTCCTGCACCAGCTAAGGAGACTTTTCATAAATGGTATCAACGTCAGCAGGAGGAACGAACCAATGGCGATCTATAA